Sequence from the Candidatus Neomarinimicrobiota bacterium genome:
CGTTGGAACCCGGGCCGGTAATGAAAATATTTTAGCGGAATTAGGCGTGGGTGATTTCTTTGGCGAACTTGCCTTATTCGACGATGAGCCTCGATCGGCCAACGCCATCGCCACCATAGATACCGAACTATTGGGATTCTTTACCCAAGATTTAATGACGCTCCAAGAACGTAATCCAGTTCTTGGGCAAAAGATCCTATTCAATCTGGGCGGTGTATTGGGCGACCGGTTAAGAGGTACTAATAATTTGCTCATTCAAGCGCAAACAAAAAGTTAAAAGAAAATGTTAAGTCAGCAGCCCAATTATTTTCAACTCATATACCGCGTGATTATTGGACTCATTGGTATTTGGTTTCTATCTACCATTTGGCCTTTTATTTCTAATGTGGTTCTGATGCTTGTATTTGCGTTCCTATTCACTACCGTACTCCTTTCAAGCGTGGATGCCTTGGAACGAAAAATCGGCAATCGTGCATTGTCAGTACTAGCAGTTGTAATCATTCTCCTTGGAGGAATCGGCACATTCCTAGGAAGTTTTATTTCCCAAATGTCTCAACAGGCGGCTGAATTTTCAAGTCGGATTGATAAAGAAACACTGACACAAGAATTCAAAACGCTTGGTGAAAAATTCACTTCTGCCATGCCAGATTTTCTTCAAAATATGCAATCCTCAAATGGGGAGACAGCAGGGAAACTTAGCGAATTGATCAATACTATTGTGGGTTCATTGGCATCTATGGCTGGTGCAATCGGGAATTTTATGTTCATTGCCACGATGGTTTTCATTTTTACAATTATTCTTTTAGCCGAATATCATGGGTTTAGAAAATCTCTAGTTAATGCAATCCCAAATAAATATTTTGAAGTGGGAATAAAATTAATTTATAATATTGAAAAGTCAGTATCCAGTTATCTGCGTGGACAATTTCTATCGGCTGCAAGTGTAGCTGCCATGTCTATTGCAGGACTATTACTTCTCAATTTGTTTGGCGCCAATCTGACGCTCACCATTTTCATTGGTATTATTGCAGGATTGGCTAACCTTATTCCATTGGTAGGGCCATTTGTGGGTATGATTCCAGCTATCTTGATCGCTTTTATGAATAATATCGGTAGTGAAACGGCTATGGCTCACACCTTATTTGGGGTAGTACCATCTCCATTTTATCTCTTGGATATTGTACTCATGTTTTTAATTGTTCAGCAAATCGAAGGTAATTTGATTACACCAGCACTAGTGGGGAAAAGTGTCGGGCTACACCCTATAGTCGTTATGATTGCCCTTTTGATTGGCGGTACGATTTTAGGTCCACTTGGAATGCTTTTTGCCGTACCTGCTACAGGCGTATTAAAAGTAGTCTTAACAGAGATTGCTTTTGTCAGGAAAAATGCCCACCTCCTTTGATGGGACTATTCCTCTTCGATTCGATACAATCTATAATCCGTAAAAGTTAAATAAACCTTAGTGCCATTTTCATAATGGTATATCCAAAATTGGTTTTTTTGTTCTGACCCGTTAGCCACCACTTCGGATGGGCGCCCCATAATATCTTCCACTTGGGAAATTGTCATACCAAGTTCTATCGATATTCTCGCTTCTTTTTCTTTCTTTTCAGCATTTAGAATCTCGTCGATTTTTTGTCTTATTTTAAAATCATCCAAAGCAGATAATTTTAATTTTAGTTCATCTAAGATGCGCCCATTTGTTTTACTGAGACCGCCCGTCAAATTCTTGGTTTCTTCCAAGGCATAAACCACAAATCGAAGTGAATTTAAATCCCTGAGTGAATCTGCCATTGTAAGCAGATCGGATGCTATGCGGTATTTATATGCCGCTATTTCTGATATTAGAATGGGATCCATTTCAAGTGCTTTATTAAAATAAGAAAGTGCTCTGCCATTTAGCCCAACTTTATATAATTGTTCACCTTGATAAATCAAAAAAGAGATTTTCAATCTTTTCACATGAGGTCTGATTTCCGGATACCATCCGGCCACCATACTTACATGGGCTATTGCTGAATCACCATAACCTTGGGTCAACCATGCTTCTGCTTTTTCCACTTCTCGGAATGCAATCTCTCTCAGTCGTTCATCAATTACACCGTACAATAAAGTATCTGACAACGATTTAGCACGAATATATTTTTCAACAGCTCGTTCTGTCATACCACGCTCATCAAAACTCATACCTTCCCGCATCAATTGGTAGGGAATCTTTCTTTCACTTTCAACAATGAGTTTCTTCGCCCTGTGGATATTGGCATGTGTTGGGTGTTCATCCACAAATTCCTTCAATATTCTTGTGGCTGAAATATAATCCTTACGGTAATATTGCATTTTTCCCGTATCACCCTTTGTTTTCCTCCCACCAAAAAAAACAGACGCGGTAGCATAGATTCCTAATGTCTGGATCTTAAACTTGCTGATGGGTGTCACATCCTTGGAATCTTTAATATGTTTAATATTCGTGTGAGAATATTTCAAATCAAAACCAACGGCAAACCGATTAGCTAGTCCCGGATCGAGGATCATCCTCGCCCCCATGGTGAAAGACTGGGAGGGACCATACCCCGTGGGGGAATTCTCTCCCGCATAAAATTGCGAAAATGCTACTCCGTAGGTATAGCGATATGTTGTAAACCAGCTTTCGAACCACTGGAGCATAAGGGATTGGCTCCAAGCTATCTCATACATTTCACCAGTAAATTTCAATCCTTCGGACCAAGATGCATTAGAGACAGTCCATTCGAGGGGAACTGTTGTAGAAAGAAAAAGTTTAGAATACCTCAGGTTTATACCAGTGTGCATATCGAGCCAACTGTTGCCAAACCAATAATAAGCCAGATTTGTTTTTAAAATATCCATATCCAACTGATGGCCCAGCCTTGATGAAAATTTTCCACCTGAAAACTTTGTCACGTCTGATTCATAGGACATCCAATTATTTTTCAAGCTACCCAATCCTAGGAATCCTCCCCCGGTGTTGTATCCAAAACCATAGCGCATTTCCATGGGAATAAAATTGACAGGATTATGAAATTCGCGTCTTCTGAAAATGCGATCCAACATATAGCCTTTTTCATAATCACCAGCCATTTCTTTATCTAGCGAAAAGACGCGAAAGATAAGCGATTTGGATGTATCCTGAACTGCGGATGTTTCACCGGCCGAAAGGAAAGACCCTAAAATTAGGATTATGGGTATTGATTTTCGAATCATAGCCGTTCAAAATAGGTGAAATTCAACACTTATAGCAAGGTGCGCATCAACTAAAGATTCTGTTAATCCTGAAACGATTTGGGTTAATTTCTCAACTGTATTTAATCGGGGAACTATCCCCATAAAGGATATTAATAAACTGAACATGATTCAATTGAAATCCATAAATATTATTTTAAGAATATTGGTGTTCACCACATTGTTGCCGGCGCAGGCCTTTTCCATAGCTCGCGTTCATTACGGCGGCGGCGGTGATTGGTATGGGGATCCCAGCAGTTTGCCCAACTTATTGGAATTTATTTCAACAAATACATCCATCATAGTTGAGCCCAATGAATATCGGATAAAATTGACTGATCCTGAGTTATTCAGCCATTCGTTCCTCTATTTAACGGGGCACGGAAATATTCGTTTTTCTGAAGATGAAGTGGGAATTCTCCGGGATTATTTGCTTAAAGGCGGTTTCCTTCACGCCGATGACAATTATGGCATGGATGCTTCATTCCGTAGAGAAATGAAACGCGTTTTCCCTGATAAAGAATGGGTCAATATTCCTTTTAACCATGATATTTATCATGCCTTTTATGAATTCCCCAATGGACTACCGAAGGTTCATGAACATGATGGTAAGCCACCACAGGGATTGGGCTTATTTGAAGGAGAACAACTAATCGCCTTTTATTCCTATGAATCAGATTTGGGTGACGGATGGGAAGATATTGAAGTTCATAATGACCCTCAGAGTATTCGCCGGGAAGCTCTTAAAATGGGTGTTAATATAGTTTGGTTTGCGCTGACACAATGAATTCCATCGCACAATATTTGGCCCAAATTCGACAGGCAGCAATAAAGTCTGACATAAAAATGAGTGGCTGGAAAATTTATAATTTATCGATAGCTCTGTTTATTGTTGGACTTATTTTAGAAAGTGTATTTTATTTTTCTAGTTTTGTGCGCTTCACTTTTTGGATGAGCATTTTAACAGTTATAGCAATAGGCATTGTATGGCTGACCATTACGATAATTAATATTTGGAACGATAAATTTGATAGGTACCGTAAGACTACCTTGGCTAAAAAAACCGGTAAATATGCTTTCCCAAAAGATGATACACTCATTAATGCGCTACAAATTGAACTTTTCAAAGAAGAATCTTCATCATCGGAATTAAGCGATGCATTTATTGAACAAATAACTGAAAAGCTTTCTCAATTAAATTTTTCTAATCTATTTCCCATGGACAAAATTAATAGCTGGAAAAATATTACACTGGCCAGTTTAATTATTACCATATTGACACTTTCACTAACATGGAAGTATTCTGTCTCATCCCTTTATCGATGGACCCACCCCAAAACAGAATTTATACCACCCAAGCCATTCAAGCTTAAAGGGCTTTCACGCCATGTGCACGTTTTGGGTGGAGAAAATGTTACAATCACTTTTTCCGCTAAGGGAGAATCTCCCGATTCACTATTTGTTGAATTCAAACCAGTCGCCTACGAACCGGGGCGCGATTCACTAATAATTAAAACAGTATTTCCTTCAAATAAAAATAATGAATTCACTGTTGAATTAAAGGAAGTATTCCAAAATTACCGTTACCGTGCATATTATCCTTCTACAAAATTTTGGCAGCCATGGGATGAAGTGTCTTCTAAAAACTATTCCATCTCCGTCACAGACCGCCCCACGATTAAAGATTTCACAGTAACTATTAGTCCCCCTTCCTACACCGGTTTGGCGCCTCAAATCCAAAAAGCCAATCAAGCAGAGATTCAAGCCTTAAAGGGATCAAAGATTTCTATTCATTTGAAATCAAACCGGAATTTAGCTAAAGCAAAATTGGTCATGAATGGTGAATCGAATAAGATGAATGTTAAAAAGAAAAACGCAAATTATAATTTTATCGTTAAACAAGATGGAGAATTCTCTATCCATTTAACCGATGTACGCGGTGTTACCAATCGCAATCCGATTCCCTTTAAAATCCAGATGCTTGCCGATATTTCACCTGAAATGACAATTCTACAACCGCCGCCAATAGTAGAGCTGGGAGGAGACCAATCCATTCCAATCTTGATAACTATTGAAGATGATTTTGGCTTTTCCAATTTACAGTTGGCATACGAAATCCAACGCCCAAGCTATATCCAGGTAGAACCATTTATATCCATGTTTAGCATTCCTTTATCAAACCAGAATGAACCCAAGCAGGAAGTCCATACAAATTGGGCATTGGGGCAGTTGGGCCTCATGCCGGAAGATGAGGTACACTACCATTTTGAGTTATATGATAATGATGAAATCTCTGGACCCAAAAAAACTATATCCGGCACTTTTATTGCGCGCGTTCCATCCCTGAACGATTTGTTCACTTCTTTTAACGAAAAAGAGGAAGAAATTGCCGATGCTGTTGAGATTGAAATAAAAGATATTCAAAAATTGCAAAAGCAACTGAAAAAAGCAGAACTAAATTTGCTAAAAACGGACAAGCCCGAGTGGAAAGATCAGCAGGCTCTGAAAGAAACCATGGAAGCTGTGAAAAACAAATTATCCGATTTTGAGGAATTAGCTGAACAGTTGGAAGCATTAAATAATTCCGGTGAAAAACATAACCTTTTTTCTGATGATCTCATGGAAAAATTCAAAGATCTGCAAAAGTTGATTGAAGAAATATTCCCACCGGAAATGCTGAAAAATATGGACTGGATGAGTGAAGCATTAGAAAAACTCGACAGCAAAGATCTTTTAAGTGCACTTGAGAATATTTCTAATAACCTTTCGCAAGTAGAGCAAGAACTCGATCGATTCCTGGATATTTTCAAAAGAGTGAAGGCAGAACAACAAGTGGATGAATTGAGAAAACGCATCCAGCAATTGGTGGAGAATCAAGACAATATTGATAAACAAATTCGCCGGACGACCCCCCAAACCGATCCATCCGTTTTCAAACGTTTGGGCATTGAAGAAACAATGAGCCAAAAAGAATTGGATAATATTCTCGATGCCATGGATTCTGCGGCAAATGATGTAAAAGAATTCAGCCGGAGAACAGCACAAAAACTGGAAGATCTGGCGAATTCAGAAACAGCCAAATCATCAGCTGAGCATTTAAATGAAACAATGAAAAATCTGGACAATCAAGATCCTTACCGCGCTATGGACGAAAGTTATGCGGGACTTCAGTCCTTGGAATCGATGGAGGGCGCTATGGACGATATTTTAGCTGATTTTCAACAAGAGACTACAAGGGATATGGCGCGAAAATTCAGGTCTATTTTGCGTGATGTGCTTACACTATCTAAAGGCCAGGAATCCCTTAGAACAGAAACACAGGCAATACCACGAAACTCCCCTCGTCTTGGGAATCTGGCCGGGGAGCAGCAAATGCTTCAGGATCAGCTGGCCCAAACAATGAAGAATACGATGGATCTATCCCGAGAAACCTTTATGGTTTCGCCAGAAATGGGCCGAAAGATGGGATCAGCCTTTGCACAAATGAAAGCATCAAAAGGAAAATTGGCGGATCGAGACGGCAATGGCTCAATGGGTAATCAGGAACAGGCCATGCTATCTTTGAACGAAGGCGCCAAAGCAATTATCCAAACGGTAAAACAAATGCAGGAAAGCGGTTCTGCCAGCGGATATGAAGAATTTTTAAAGCAGATGGAAGAAATGGCGGGACGCCAACAGGGTGCAAACAAACAAGGGATGCAGTTGGCTCTGGGGCAAATGGCTGCTTCTATGCAACAATCCATGATGCAGCAAATGTTGGCCCAACAACAGGGCATTCGAAAATCACTCAGTCAAATGATGGATGAAATGGAACAGGCAGGCGACCAAGGATTGGGCGATCTTTCCGGAATTGCAAATGAAATGGATGAAGTGATTAAAGACTTACAGCGTAAACAATTCACACGGCAAACGTCGGACCGCCAACAGCGTATATTATCCCGAATGCTCGATAGCCAAAAATCTATGACCCAACGTGGATTTGAAGAAGAACGAAAATCCAAAATTGGTGACCAAACATTATTCACGGGTCCATCAGGATTGCCTCAAGATTTGGGCCAAAGACAATCACTTATAATGAATGCTATGAATCATGCCCTCAAGTCCGGTTATTCCCGGGACTATCAAAAAATGATTCGCAGGTATTTTAATGCACTGAGTGAAGCTGAATCAGTCATTATTCCTGATACTAGTTCAGCCCCTACAATTGAAGGAATCAATCCTTGAAACGAATATTGTACTTTCTGTTCATTGGTCAATTGATTGCCCAGCCCGTTGAAGTACTTCCAGAAGAAGAAGGTGCTTTTATTCAAGCTATGGCCATGGAACGATCTGGCAATGTAGGTGACGCCACAATAATTTATCTAAATATCCTGAAAGGTGACCCAAACCATCAGCGGGCTTACTTACAATTAAGAAATATTTATACCCGAACGGGCAATGGAGAAGCGGCAATACCAATTGTAGAAAACTGGCTAAATTCCCATCCTGAAGATCTTCAGTCTGAACTCTACCTCGGTGAATTTTATTTCCGTAACCAGAACCAAGAAAAAGCCTTGGACATCTGGAATAATTTTAGAAAAACCAAACTAACCAATCAAACCACCTATCGCCTATTATTTCATACTTATGTTCGCTTTGGACAGGTAGAAGCCATGGAAGCTTTGACCCATGAAGCGCGGGAGCGATTTGCTGAGCCTCACTTTTTTGCAATCGACTTGGCCAACTATTACCAATCTCGCCAAACTTATGATCGATCCTTAAGAGAAT
This genomic interval carries:
- a CDS encoding cyclic nucleotide-binding domain-containing protein, with translation VGTRAGNENILAELGVGDFFGELALFDDEPRSANAIATIDTELLGFFTQDLMTLQERNPVLGQKILFNLGGVLGDRLRGTNNLLIQAQTKS
- a CDS encoding AI-2E family transporter, translating into MLSQQPNYFQLIYRVIIGLIGIWFLSTIWPFISNVVLMLVFAFLFTTVLLSSVDALERKIGNRALSVLAVVIILLGGIGTFLGSFISQMSQQAAEFSSRIDKETLTQEFKTLGEKFTSAMPDFLQNMQSSNGETAGKLSELINTIVGSLASMAGAIGNFMFIATMVFIFTIILLAEYHGFRKSLVNAIPNKYFEVGIKLIYNIEKSVSSYLRGQFLSAASVAAMSIAGLLLLNLFGANLTLTIFIGIIAGLANLIPLVGPFVGMIPAILIAFMNNIGSETAMAHTLFGVVPSPFYLLDIVLMFLIVQQIEGNLITPALVGKSVGLHPIVVMIALLIGGTILGPLGMLFAVPATGVLKVVLTEIAFVRKNAHLL
- a CDS encoding DUF4159 domain-containing protein — encoded protein: MIQLKSINIILRILVFTTLLPAQAFSIARVHYGGGGDWYGDPSSLPNLLEFISTNTSIIVEPNEYRIKLTDPELFSHSFLYLTGHGNIRFSEDEVGILRDYLLKGGFLHADDNYGMDASFRREMKRVFPDKEWVNIPFNHDIYHAFYEFPNGLPKVHEHDGKPPQGLGLFEGEQLIAFYSYESDLGDGWEDIEVHNDPQSIRREALKMGVNIVWFALTQ